Proteins from a genomic interval of candidate division KSB1 bacterium:
- a CDS encoding DUF1905 domain-containing protein — translation MNKQEFEAVIEKPPKTPGAYIVIPFDVREVYGTKGRVQVKAAFDGHPYRGSLAPMGGRHVLGVRKDIQQAIGKTHGDRVKVVIEQDTEPRVVTVPKDLQKLLDENLRAKAFFEKLSYTHRKEYVTWIESAKKEETRQRRLERSLEMLQENVKHP, via the coding sequence ATGAACAAGCAGGAATTCGAAGCGGTTATTGAAAAGCCGCCTAAAACTCCGGGAGCCTATATTGTCATTCCGTTTGATGTCCGGGAAGTATACGGAACCAAAGGCCGGGTTCAAGTGAAAGCGGCTTTTGATGGACATCCTTATCGCGGCTCTCTTGCACCGATGGGCGGGCGGCATGTGCTTGGAGTAAGAAAAGACATTCAACAGGCGATTGGTAAAACACATGGCGATCGGGTCAAAGTGGTGATTGAGCAGGATACGGAACCTCGGGTTGTGACAGTACCCAAAGATTTGCAAAAGCTGCTCGACGAAAATCTTAGAGCGAAAGCGTTTTTTGAAAAACTTTCCTACACGCACCGGAAGGAATATGTCACCTGGATCGAGTCGGCTAAGAAAGAAGAAACGAGACAGAGACGGCTGGAAAGGTCGCTTGAGATGCTGCAGGAGAATGTGAAGCATCCGTAA
- a CDS encoding class I SAM-dependent methyltransferase → MTKMRSAQEVFNDWGQEDGGSGMETEHWPRVSQVLSRIAPSNGNYLELGVGSGYALEYMATHAFSGGHCYGLDISDEMVKTCRKRLAHLKNVTAEAGDFLQWQPPAVRFDLIFSMEVFYYFEDMQAGLNKAADLLAPGGELLVMVDFYHENSVTHSWPEDVGTPMTLWSESQYVEGFSKAGLVDVRQELIAGGNSEHGLTLCTGGKIS, encoded by the coding sequence ATGACGAAAATGAGATCTGCGCAAGAAGTCTTCAACGATTGGGGGCAGGAAGATGGCGGAAGCGGAATGGAGACGGAACACTGGCCGCGGGTGAGTCAGGTGCTGTCAAGAATTGCCCCGAGTAACGGCAATTACCTCGAGCTTGGCGTTGGCAGCGGTTATGCCCTGGAATACATGGCAACACACGCATTCTCCGGCGGCCACTGCTACGGACTGGACATAAGCGACGAAATGGTGAAGACCTGCCGAAAGCGGCTTGCTCATCTTAAAAACGTCACCGCTGAAGCAGGCGACTTTCTTCAATGGCAGCCTCCTGCCGTGCGTTTTGACCTTATATTTTCTATGGAGGTCTTCTATTATTTCGAAGACATGCAAGCAGGCCTCAACAAAGCTGCCGATCTGCTGGCCCCCGGGGGAGAATTGCTGGTTATGGTCGACTTTTATCACGAGAATTCCGTAACGCATTCCTGGCCTGAGGATGTCGGAACTCCCATGACACTTTGGTCTGAGTCGCAATACGTTGAAGGCTTTAGCAAAGCAGGATTGGTAGACGTTCGGCAGGAACTCATTGCCGGCGGTAATTCTGAGCACGGATTGACTTTGTGTACAGGCGGAAAAATATCGTAG
- a CDS encoding cold-shock protein, producing the protein METGTIKWFNSSKGYGFISREEGDDVFVHYNAIEGDGYRTLEEGDKVEFEIEQGPKGLQASKVTKI; encoded by the coding sequence ATGGAAACAGGTACTATCAAATGGTTCAACAGCTCTAAGGGGTATGGTTTCATCTCCAGAGAAGAAGGTGATGATGTCTTTGTTCATTATAATGCCATTGAAGGTGACGGCTACAGAACATTGGAAGAAGGCGACAAAGTCGAGTTTGAAATAGAGCAGGGTCCCAAAGGGCTACAAGCGAGTAAAGTCACCAAAATCTAA